The Macaca fascicularis isolate 582-1 chromosome 1, T2T-MFA8v1.1 genome includes a window with the following:
- the POU3F1 gene encoding POU domain, class 3, transcription factor 1: protein MATTAQYLPRGPGGGAGGTGPLMHPDAAAAAAAAAAAERLHAGAAYREVQKLMHHEWLGAGAGHPVGLAHPQWLPTGGGGGGDWAGGPHLEHGKAGGGGTGRADDGGGGGGFHARLVHQGAAHAGAAWAQGSTAHHLGPAMSPSPGAGGGHQPQPLGLYAQAAYPGGGGGGLAGMLAAGGGGAGPGLHHALHEDGHEAQLEPSPPPHLGAHGHAHGHAHAGGLHAAAAHLHPGAGGGGSSVGEHSDEDAPSSDDLEQFAKQFKQRRIKLGFTQADVGLALGTLYGNVFSQTTICRFEALQLSFKNMCKLKPLLNKWLEETDSSSGSPTNLDKIAAQGRKRKKRTSIEVGVKGALESHFLKCPKPSAHEITGLADSLQLEKEVVRVWFCNRRQKEKRMTPAAGAGHPPMDDVYAPGELGPGGGGASPPSAPPPPPPAALHHHHHHTLPGSVQ from the coding sequence ATGGCCACCACCGCGCAGTACCtgccgcggggccccggtggcggaGCCGGGGGCACCGGGCCGCTCATGCACCCGGACGccgcggcggcagcggcggcggctgCGGCCGCCGAGCGACTGCACGCAGGGGCCGCGTACCGCGAAGTGCAGAAGCTGATGCACCACGAGTGGCTGGGCGCGGGCGCGGGCCACCCCGTGGGCCTAGCGCACCCCCAGTGGCTACCCAcgggaggaggcggcggcggcgactgGGCCGGGGGCCCGCACCTAGAACACGGCAAGGCGGGCGGCGGCGGCACCGGCCGAGCCGacgacggcggcggcggcggaggttTCCACGCGCGCCTGGTGCACCAGGGGGCGGCCCACGCGGGCGCGGCATGGGCGCAGGGCAGCACGGCGCACCACTTGGGCCCGGCCATGTCGCCGTCGCCCGGGGCCGGCGGGGGCCACCAGCCCCAGCCGCTCGGGCTGTACGCGCAGGCGGCCTACccggggggcggcggcggcggcctgGCCGGGATGCTGGCGGCGGGCGGTGGCGGCGCGGGGCCGGGCCTGCACCACGCGCTGCATGAGGACGGCCACGAGGCGCAGCTGGAGCCGTCGCCGCCGCCGCATCTGGGCGCCCACGGACACGCACACGGACATGCACACGCGGGCGGCCTGCACGCGGCGGCGGCGCACCTGCACCCgggcgcgggcggcggcggctcATCGGTGGGCGAGCACTCGGACGAGGATGCTCCCAGCTCGGACGACCTGGAGCAGTTCGCCAAGCAGTTCAAGCAGCGGCGCATCAAGCTGGGCTTCACGCAGGCCGACGTGGGGCTGGCGCTGGGCACGCTCTACGGTAACGTGTTCTCGCAGACCACCATCTGCCGCTTCGAGGCCCTGCAGCTGAGCTTCAAGAACATGTGCAAGCTCAAGCCGCTGCTCAACAAGTGGCTGGAGGAGACCGATTCGTCCAGCGGCAGCCCCACCAACCTGGACAAGATCGCGGCGCAGGGCCGCAAGCGCAAGAAGCGCACGTCCATCGAGGTGGGGGTCAAAGGCGCGCTCGAGAGCCACTTTCTCAAGTGCCCCAAGCCCTCGGCGCACGAGATCACAGGCTTGGCAGACAGCCTGCAGCTGGAGAAGGAGGTGGTGCGCGTCTGGTTCTGCAACCGGCGGCAGAAGGAGAAGCGTATGACCCCTGCGGCCGGCGCGGGCCACCCGCCCATGGACGATGTATACGCGCCTGGGGAGCTAGGGCCCGGCGGGGGCGGTGCATCGCCACCCTCCgcgcccccgccgcccccgccggCGGCgctgcaccaccaccaccaccacacactgCCCGGCTCCGTGCAGTGA